CGCGAGAATCCGGAGAACAGCGCCGCGGTCGCGATCGAGGCACTCAGGTTGCCGCTGAGCCGCACGCTGGTCCTCCACATCTCAGGCCCCCGAACCGGGGCCACGCGCTTGCAGAGTCGGTGACCCTGCCGGGCTTTCACCTGGAGCACCCCACCGCGGAGGAGGGTTGCCGGTCAGCTAGCCAGGGCTTGATGCTGACACTCAATGCCGGGGTCGATCTTACGGAGTACTGACATTATCCGTCAATATCGGTAGGAGAGTTGAACAGCTCCGCCGCACCGGCCGTGACGGCGGGTGCGGCGGAGCGGTATCAGCGCCGGCCGGCCGCCCGTCCGGTGAGGAGGGTGGCGGCGTGGGTGGTGGCGTGGGCGGCTACAGCTTGCGGGCGAGGCCGCCGTGTTCGCCGATGACGTCCGGCGCGGGGGAGGTGGCCTCCGGGCGCCAGAGGGGGACCGAGACGACTCCGGGCTCCAGGAGCTCCAGGCCGTCGAAGTACGCCGTGATCTCGTCGACGGATCGCAGGTTGTACGGGACGGCGCCGCTTTCGTTGTAGGCGTCCTGGGCCTCTTCGAAGACCGGGTCGATGCCCCGCGAACCGTCGTTGATGGAGAGGTAGCTGCCGGACGGCAGTGCCGCCATCAGGTTGGTGACGATGGAGCGGGCCTGGTCGTGGTCGGCGACGTGGCCCAGGATGTTGCTGAGGATGAGCGCGGTGGGACGGCTGAAGTCCAGCGTCTCGGCGGCGCGCGCCAGGATGCGCTCCGGGTCCAGCACATTGGCGTCGACATAGGAGGTCGCGCCCTCCGCGGTGGAGTAGAGCAGGGCGCGGGCGTGGGCGAGGACCAGGGGATCGTTGTCGACGTAGACGATCCGGGTCTCGGGGGCGAGACGCTGGGCGACCTCGTGGGTGTTGTCGGCGGTCGGCAGGCCCGTTCCGACGTCCAGGAACTGTCGTATGCCCGCCTCGGAGACCAGGTACGTGATGTTGCGGCGCAGGAACGCGCGGCTGCTGCGGGCGATGGTGACGATGCCGGGGAACACGGCGGTGTAGGCGTCACCGGCCTGCTCGTCCACGGGGTAGTTGTCCTTCCCGCCGAGCCAGTAGTTCCAGATGCGGGCCGAGTGCGGCACCGAGGTGTCGATCTTCTGATGTGCCGCTGATCCGGGCGTGGTCACATGGTCGGTCATGAGGGGCGTCCGTCTTTCGGCCGAGGCGTGGGCAGTTCGAGCCACAACTTACGTCCCAACGACCCTGGTACGTACACCCGTTCACATTTTCGGTGGGTTCGAACAGTGCCCTCACGGAGACATCCGGGTTCACGTCTCCGTGTCGGCCGGTCCGGACGCACCGCTCACACCTCGCTCGCACCTCGTCCCGGAACCCCTCAACTCGCCTTGTGCATAGGTACATTGAGACCGCCCAATCCTTGAGCGAGTGGGGGCGAGGATGCGCGACACGGTCCTGGACGGCCGGTACACGCTCACCGAGCGGATCGGTGCGGGCGGTATGGGTGTGGTGTGGCGGGCCAGGGACGCGCGGCTCGAACGCACGGTGGCCGTCAAGCTGCTGAGCCTGCCACCGGGCACGGTCGGTGCC
The sequence above is a segment of the Streptomyces asoensis genome. Coding sequences within it:
- a CDS encoding SAM-dependent methyltransferase translates to MTDHVTTPGSAAHQKIDTSVPHSARIWNYWLGGKDNYPVDEQAGDAYTAVFPGIVTIARSSRAFLRRNITYLVSEAGIRQFLDVGTGLPTADNTHEVAQRLAPETRIVYVDNDPLVLAHARALLYSTAEGATSYVDANVLDPERILARAAETLDFSRPTALILSNILGHVADHDQARSIVTNLMAALPSGSYLSINDGSRGIDPVFEEAQDAYNESGAVPYNLRSVDEITAYFDGLELLEPGVVSVPLWRPEATSPAPDVIGEHGGLARKL
- a CDS encoding putative leader peptide, producing MWRTSVRLSGNLSASIATAALFSGFSRRRHIDLRRSASCLCQG